A genomic region of Anas acuta chromosome 1, bAnaAcu1.1, whole genome shotgun sequence contains the following coding sequences:
- the REP15 gene encoding LOW QUALITY PROTEIN: rab15 effector protein (The sequence of the model RefSeq protein was modified relative to this genomic sequence to represent the inferred CDS: deleted 1 base in 1 codon) translates to MWKQSSSAQKMGQKISHEDNQESKAETLVICEVFSQGVVYASQRLKDYLGFIDPQSKFQTATDTLNEIFLVNFISFCVEKGVEEHITTSKTTKQQSLLFGVDWIWTLLRVDKQIKLQIAVQALQLAELFHSESSPTKALDDCCWEPRWHFQNRSRFEKLAEFCHLVGQDCLGLFIVFGVPGKPKDIRGVMLDSIAKEKQKCCLLGRNALRQFVMSTESFLSTKEMLEKCLSTRNGLKEVGNVYVNFL, encoded by the exons ATGTGGAAACAATCTtcttctgcacagaaaatgGGCCAGAAAATATCACATGAAGACAACCAGGAGAGCAAGGCCGAAACTCTTGTTATCTGTGAAGTCTTCAGCCAAGGTGTGGTCTATGCATCGCAAAGACTGAAGGACTACCTTGGGTTCATAGATCCTCAGAGCAAATTCCAGACAGCCACAGACACTCTGAACGAGATCTTTCTGGTCAACTTCATCAGCTTCTGTGTGGAAAAGGGAGTGGAGGAACATATCACAACCAGCAAAACGACCAAGCAGCAATCCTTGTTGTTTGGTGTGGACTGGATCTGGACTCTGTTGCGAGTTGACAAGCAAATCAAACTTCAGATTGCTgtgcaggctctgcagctggcCGAACTTTTCCATAGTGAAAGCAGCCCCACCAAGGCACTGGATGACTGCTGCTGGGAA CCACGCTGGCATTTCCAAAACAGGAGCAGGTTCGAGAAGCTGGCAGAGTTCTGCCACCTGGTGGGACAGGACTGCCTGGGCTTGTTCATCGTGTTTGGTGTGCCAGGGAAGCCCAAGGACATCCGCGGAGTCATGCTAGACAGCATTGCCAAGGAGAAGCAAAAATGCTGCCTGTTGGGCAGGAATGCTCTAAGGCAATTTGTCATGAGTACTGAGAGCTTCCTGTCCACAAAAGAGATGTTGGAAAAGTGCCTCAGCACAAGAAATGGACTGAAGGAGGTGGGCAATGTGTACGTAAACTTTCTGTAA